One window of Quercus robur chromosome 5, dhQueRobu3.1, whole genome shotgun sequence genomic DNA carries:
- the LOC126727083 gene encoding putative disease resistance protein At3g14460 isoform X1, whose translation MEINDLLCTFKCLRVLSLSLYKFINVLPDSIGNLKHLRYLNLNGTDIKGLPDSVCSLYNLQTLLLRNCIGLVGLPTNMRRLVNLRHLDIRGTRLKGMPIHMAKLRSLQNLSAFYVGKGEHSGSNIKELGELPHLSSSLCISNLENIYHTRDAKEVNLKDKKGLSELELKWGRDHENYDSEHKRDVLEQLCPHTNLKSLSIISYYGAEYPNWLGACSFSNMVSLKIVDCKYCSSLPPLGQLPALMELSIEGLDGVSCVDSKFYGDVSCTTNKPFKSLEKLTFKGMPEWKEWFVFEGEGEDEGGVFPTLRELRIINCPKLTGNLPSLLPSFSVIEIEDCPQLVASLPSHSALHELALTNCDKVVLKELSPKLQSLAVGGCHTSLPEGGLPSTLKTLQINGVLQLPGRRYYPSVESLEVKRGPGSLWSLPLEFFPKLKSLEIRGSDNLESISASDKSLLDLSSLTKLIIFGCLNFVSFPSGGLCAPNLTQISISYCEKLKSLAEGMHAFLPSLLYLELWYCPELESFPVGGLPSNLQILEIDSCDKLFLRHMEWGLQSLHSLREIKIWYDGREVGSFLEDASFPPSLIRLTISFPQLTSLNGKGFQHLTSLKELQIGYCDKLQCLPEEGFPASLSTLDIWNCPLLKKRYRRKNGKEWRKISHIPIIMIDNEVIT comes from the coding sequence atgGAGATAAATGATTTGTTGTGCACATTTAAGTGTTTACGAGTGTTATCACTatctctctacaaattcataaATGTGTTGCCTGATTCTATTGGAAATTTGAAACATCTTCGCTATTTGAATCTTAATGGCACCGATATCAAAGGCTTGCCTGATTCTGTGTGTAGTCTGTACAATTTGCAAACATTGTTATTGAGGAATTGTATTGGGCTTGTAGGGTTGCCAACCAACATGAGAAGACTTGTAAACTTACGTCACCTAGATATAAGGGGGACCCGTTTGAAAGGGATGCCAATACACATGGCTAAATTGAGAAGTCTCCAAAATTTAAGTGCTTTTTATGTGGGTAAAGGAGAACATAGTGGGAGTAACATTAAAGAGTTGGGAGAGCTTCCGCATCTTTCGAGCTCATTGTGTATATcaaacttggaaaatatttatcACACAAGAGATGCAAAGGAGGTTAATTTGAAGGATAAGAAGGGCTTGTCAGAGTTGGAGTTGAAATGGGGAAGAGATCATGAGAACTATGATTCAGAACATAAAAGAGACGTGCTTGAGCAGTTGTGTCCTCATACGAACTTGAAATCTCTCTCTATCATATCTTATTATGGTGCAGAATATCCAAATTGGTTAGGAGCATGTTCATTCTCTAATATGGTGTCCCTAAAGATTGTCGATTGTAAATATTGTTCCTCCTTGCCTCCACTTGGGCAGCTACCTGCCCTTATGGAACTCTCAATTGAAGGTTTAGATGGAGTATCATGTGTGGATAGTAAGTTCTATGGGGATGTCTCTTGTACAACCAACAAGCCATTCAAATCCCTTgaaaaattaacatttaaagGGATGCCAGAGTGGAAGGAATGGTTTGTATTTGAAGGTGAAGGTGAAGATGAAGGCGGAGTTTTCCCAACCCTCCGAGAGCTTCGCATTATCAATTGTCCCAAGCTTACAGGAAATCTGCCCAGTTTACTTCCTTCTTTTAGTGTAATTGAAATTGAAGATTGCCCCCAACTTGTTGCTTCACTTCCTAGCCATTCGGCTCTCCATGAATTGGCCTTGACGAATTGTGATAAGGTGGTGTTGAAGGAATTATCACCTAAGCTGCAAAGTCTCGCAGTTGGAGGTTGCCATACGTCTCTCCCTGAAGGTGGTCTACCCTCTACTTTAAAAACACTTCAAATCAATGGAGTACTTCAGTTGCCTGGGAGACgttactatccatcagttgagAGCTTGGAGGTAAAGAGAGGTCCTGGTTCACTTTGGTCTTTGCCATTAGAgtttttcccaaaactcaaATCTCTCGAAATAAGGGGTTCTGATAATCTTGAATCTATTTCGGCATCAGATAAATCTCTCTTGGATCTAAGTTCTCTCACTAAATTGATCATCTTTGGGTGCCTTAATTTTGTATCCTTTCCCAGCGGGGGATTGTGCGCCCCAAATTTGACACAGATTTCTATTTCTTACTGTGAAAAGTTAAAGTCACTTGCTGAAGGTATGCACGCCTTCCTCCCATCTCTTCTATATTTGGAGTTGTGGTACTGTCCAGAACTGGAATCATTTCCTGTGGGGGGTTTGCCCTCTAATTTACAAATACTTGAAATCGATTCGTGTGACAAACTCTTTCTCAGACACATGGAGTGGGGTTTACAGAGTCTTCACTCTCtcagagaaattaaaatttggtATGATGGTAGAGAAGTGGGTTCCTTTCTAGAGGATGCGTCGTTTCCCCCTTCTCTCATCCGCCTCACCATTTCATTTCCACAACTGACATCACTCAATGGGAAGGGATTTCAACATCTTACCTCGCTTAAAGAGTTGCAGATTGGATACTGCGATAAGCTACAGTGCTTACCAGAAGAGGGCTTTCCCGCCTCCCTTTCTACTCTAGATATTTGGAACTGCCCTTTGCTAAAAAAGCGATATCGGagaaagaatggaaaagaatggcgCAAAATTTCTCATATACCCATCATAATGATCGACAATGAAGTCATCACATAA
- the LOC126727083 gene encoding putative disease resistance protein At3g14460 isoform X2, translating to MRRLVNLRHLDIRGTRLKGMPIHMAKLRSLQNLSAFYVGKGEHSGSNIKELGELPHLSSSLCISNLENIYHTRDAKEVNLKDKKGLSELELKWGRDHENYDSEHKRDVLEQLCPHTNLKSLSIISYYGAEYPNWLGACSFSNMVSLKIVDCKYCSSLPPLGQLPALMELSIEGLDGVSCVDSKFYGDVSCTTNKPFKSLEKLTFKGMPEWKEWFVFEGEGEDEGGVFPTLRELRIINCPKLTGNLPSLLPSFSVIEIEDCPQLVASLPSHSALHELALTNCDKVVLKELSPKLQSLAVGGCHTSLPEGGLPSTLKTLQINGVLQLPGRRYYPSVESLEVKRGPGSLWSLPLEFFPKLKSLEIRGSDNLESISASDKSLLDLSSLTKLIIFGCLNFVSFPSGGLCAPNLTQISISYCEKLKSLAEGMHAFLPSLLYLELWYCPELESFPVGGLPSNLQILEIDSCDKLFLRHMEWGLQSLHSLREIKIWYDGREVGSFLEDASFPPSLIRLTISFPQLTSLNGKGFQHLTSLKELQIGYCDKLQCLPEEGFPASLSTLDIWNCPLLKKRYRRKNGKEWRKISHIPIIMIDNEVIT from the coding sequence ATGAGAAGACTTGTAAACTTACGTCACCTAGATATAAGGGGGACCCGTTTGAAAGGGATGCCAATACACATGGCTAAATTGAGAAGTCTCCAAAATTTAAGTGCTTTTTATGTGGGTAAAGGAGAACATAGTGGGAGTAACATTAAAGAGTTGGGAGAGCTTCCGCATCTTTCGAGCTCATTGTGTATATcaaacttggaaaatatttatcACACAAGAGATGCAAAGGAGGTTAATTTGAAGGATAAGAAGGGCTTGTCAGAGTTGGAGTTGAAATGGGGAAGAGATCATGAGAACTATGATTCAGAACATAAAAGAGACGTGCTTGAGCAGTTGTGTCCTCATACGAACTTGAAATCTCTCTCTATCATATCTTATTATGGTGCAGAATATCCAAATTGGTTAGGAGCATGTTCATTCTCTAATATGGTGTCCCTAAAGATTGTCGATTGTAAATATTGTTCCTCCTTGCCTCCACTTGGGCAGCTACCTGCCCTTATGGAACTCTCAATTGAAGGTTTAGATGGAGTATCATGTGTGGATAGTAAGTTCTATGGGGATGTCTCTTGTACAACCAACAAGCCATTCAAATCCCTTgaaaaattaacatttaaagGGATGCCAGAGTGGAAGGAATGGTTTGTATTTGAAGGTGAAGGTGAAGATGAAGGCGGAGTTTTCCCAACCCTCCGAGAGCTTCGCATTATCAATTGTCCCAAGCTTACAGGAAATCTGCCCAGTTTACTTCCTTCTTTTAGTGTAATTGAAATTGAAGATTGCCCCCAACTTGTTGCTTCACTTCCTAGCCATTCGGCTCTCCATGAATTGGCCTTGACGAATTGTGATAAGGTGGTGTTGAAGGAATTATCACCTAAGCTGCAAAGTCTCGCAGTTGGAGGTTGCCATACGTCTCTCCCTGAAGGTGGTCTACCCTCTACTTTAAAAACACTTCAAATCAATGGAGTACTTCAGTTGCCTGGGAGACgttactatccatcagttgagAGCTTGGAGGTAAAGAGAGGTCCTGGTTCACTTTGGTCTTTGCCATTAGAgtttttcccaaaactcaaATCTCTCGAAATAAGGGGTTCTGATAATCTTGAATCTATTTCGGCATCAGATAAATCTCTCTTGGATCTAAGTTCTCTCACTAAATTGATCATCTTTGGGTGCCTTAATTTTGTATCCTTTCCCAGCGGGGGATTGTGCGCCCCAAATTTGACACAGATTTCTATTTCTTACTGTGAAAAGTTAAAGTCACTTGCTGAAGGTATGCACGCCTTCCTCCCATCTCTTCTATATTTGGAGTTGTGGTACTGTCCAGAACTGGAATCATTTCCTGTGGGGGGTTTGCCCTCTAATTTACAAATACTTGAAATCGATTCGTGTGACAAACTCTTTCTCAGACACATGGAGTGGGGTTTACAGAGTCTTCACTCTCtcagagaaattaaaatttggtATGATGGTAGAGAAGTGGGTTCCTTTCTAGAGGATGCGTCGTTTCCCCCTTCTCTCATCCGCCTCACCATTTCATTTCCACAACTGACATCACTCAATGGGAAGGGATTTCAACATCTTACCTCGCTTAAAGAGTTGCAGATTGGATACTGCGATAAGCTACAGTGCTTACCAGAAGAGGGCTTTCCCGCCTCCCTTTCTACTCTAGATATTTGGAACTGCCCTTTGCTAAAAAAGCGATATCGGagaaagaatggaaaagaatggcgCAAAATTTCTCATATACCCATCATAATGATCGACAATGAAGTCATCACATAA
- the LOC126727084 gene encoding putative disease resistance RPP13-like protein 1 yields the protein MAVFLGQALATSIIQVALDRLASHEVIDYFKGRKLNQKLLQNLEFVLLSANSVLIDAEEKQFTNSAMKKWLDELKDAVYVADDLLDEIATEAKFQTRTNKVWRSVSTLFDKKIQSKLENVLGILQILIEQKKVHNLKVVFGGLPLPLRQLTTSCPEEYGVYGRDIDKEEIFKKLQLDNASGDEICVVPIVGMGGVGKTTLARLVYNDNRVKENFDLKAWVCVSDTFDGFRIAKTILEEVTLSNCDISSLNLLQIRIRENLKGKKFLLVLDDVWNEEYIAWDDLVKMFRCGAQEIKIIITTRSEKVASIVHPISIHHLMQLSEEDCWLLFAKHAFKNGESSENSDIELIGRKIVCKCKGLPLAAKTLGGMLQSKQDLRGWNQILESDIWDLPGGESSILPALRLSYNYLPSHLKRCFTYCSIFPKDYEFSKEELVLLWMAENLLLKPEGNESMEEIGEQYFDELISRSFFQRSNNDELCFIMHDLFNDLAKFISREFCFRMDIDNSCEITKKMRHLSYF from the coding sequence ATGGCTGTCTTCCTGGGACAAGCACTTGCCACTTCAATTATTCAGGTGGCACTTGATAGACTGGCTTCTCATGAGGTCATAGACTACTTCAAGGGAAGGAAACTCAATCAGAAATTGCTACAAAACTTGGAGTTTGTGCTGTTATCTGCTAACTCAGTGCTCATTGATGCAGAGGAGAAGCAATTTACAAACTCAGCTATGAAAAAATGGCTGGACGAGCTTAAAGATGCTGTTTATGTTGCAGATGACCTTCTTGATGAGATTGCCACAGAAGCTAAATTTCAAACTCGCACTAATAAGGTATGGCGCTCCGTTTCTACTTTATTTGACAAAAAGATACAGTCAAAGCTAGAAAACGTTCTAGGTATATTACAAATACTCATAGAACAAAAGAAGGTCCATAATCTGAAAGTGGTTTTCGGTGGATTACCACTACCACTACGACAATTAACAACTTCTTGTCCTGAAGAATATGGTGTGTATGGTAGAGATATTGATAAGGAGGAGATATTTAAGAAGTTGCAATTAGATAATGCAAGTGGTGATGAGATATGTGTTGTTCCTATAGTGGGCATGGGTGGGGTTGGTAAAACAACCCTTGCTCGGCTTGTATATAATGACAACCGAGTAAAGGAGAATTTTGATCTCAAagcatgggtttgtgtttcagACACATTTGATGGTTTTAGAATAGCAAAAACTATTCTTGAAGAGGTCACTTTGTCTAACTGTGACATTTCTAGCTtgaatttattacaaattagaATACGAGAGAACTTAAAGGGAAAGAAGTTTCTCCTTGTTTTAGATGATGTTTGGAATGAGGAATATATTGCTTGGGATGATTTAGTTAAAATGTTTAGATGTGGGGCACAAGAGATCAAAATCATTATCACAACAAGAAGTGAAAAAGTTGCTTCAATTGTGCACCCAATTTCAATTCATCATCTAATGCAATTGTctgaagaagattgttggttgtTATTTGCAAAGCATGCATTTAAGAATGGAGAATCGAGTGAAAATTCAGATATAGAACTAATTGGTAGAAAAATTGTTTGTAAGTGTAAAGGTTTGCCTTTAGCTGCAAAAACACTTGGGGGTATGTTGCAGTCTAAACAAGACCTAAGAGGGTGGAATCAAATTTTGGAGAGTGATATATGGGATCTACCAGGAGGTGAAAGTTCTATCCTTCCAGCTCTAAGATTGAGCTACAACTATCTCCCATCGCATTTGAAACGATGCTTTACTTATTGCTCAATCTTTCCAAAGGATTATGAATTTTCAAAGGAGGAGTTAGTCTTGTTGTGGATGGcagaaaatttattgttgaaaccCGAGGGAaatgaaagcatggaagaaatAGGTGAACAATACTTTGATGAGCTAATATCGAGGTCATTTTTTCAACGATCAAATAATGATGAACTATGTTTCATAATGCACGACCTTTTTAATGACTTGGCAAAATTTATATCTAGAGAATTTTGTTTTAGGATGGATATTGATAATTCGTgtgaaattacaaaaaaaatgcgCCATTTGTCATATTTTTGA